One window of Candidatus Mycobacterium wuenschmannii genomic DNA carries:
- a CDS encoding ABC transporter ATP-binding protein: MNSAVRVRRLAKAYGQLQAVRGVDLDVEYGEVFAILGPNGAGKSTTIEILEGHRKRDSGQVSVLGEDPGTAGRNWRARIGIVLQEVSDAGMLTALETVRMFAKCYGSAQIPEEVLELVGLGSVALSKVRTLSGGQRRRLDVALGIINGPELLFLDEPTTGFDPEARLRFWDLIRLLARGGTTILLTTHYLEEAAALADRVAVIAAGRVVALDSPRNLTRYASSAATVRWRAGGEICTEHTDRPTDLIRQLSSDGAELAELTVSRPSLEDAYLQLIGMRR, encoded by the coding sequence GTGAATTCCGCGGTGCGCGTCCGCCGTCTAGCCAAGGCGTACGGACAGCTGCAAGCCGTGCGCGGAGTGGATCTCGATGTCGAGTACGGCGAGGTGTTCGCAATCCTCGGCCCCAATGGGGCCGGCAAGTCGACCACCATCGAGATCCTCGAGGGCCACCGCAAGCGTGACTCAGGTCAGGTCAGCGTGCTGGGCGAGGACCCCGGCACTGCGGGCCGGAACTGGCGCGCCCGCATCGGGATTGTGCTCCAGGAGGTCAGCGACGCCGGAATGCTGACCGCCCTCGAGACGGTGCGGATGTTCGCGAAATGCTATGGGTCGGCACAGATTCCCGAGGAGGTGCTGGAGCTCGTCGGCCTCGGGTCGGTTGCCCTATCGAAGGTGCGGACCCTGTCCGGGGGGCAGCGACGCCGTCTCGATGTCGCTCTCGGGATCATCAACGGCCCCGAGTTACTCTTCCTGGACGAGCCGACGACGGGCTTCGATCCCGAAGCGCGACTGCGCTTTTGGGATCTGATCCGGCTGCTCGCCCGCGGCGGCACGACGATCCTGCTGACCACCCACTATCTGGAGGAAGCGGCGGCGCTCGCGGACCGCGTCGCGGTGATCGCCGCGGGCCGGGTCGTAGCGCTCGACTCGCCACGGAACCTGACCCGGTACGCGAGTTCGGCTGCCACAGTCCGCTGGCGAGCCGGCGGCGAAATATGTACTGAGCACACCGATCGACCGACCGACCTCATCAGGCAGCTGTCCAGCGACGGTGCGGAGCTT
- a CDS encoding type I polyketide synthase, translated as MNTFTEYETNKPLAIVGIGCHLPGAAHTANSYWELLRSGTDATREVPETRWNADKYHDPNPKKVGKMVTRRGGFLDEIDQFDPQFFGISPREANLVDPQQRLLLRTTWEALEDGGIAAESLAGTDVGVFVGGFTLDYQLLQNQGRTSRYRFKTHSATGMMMTMLANRISFSFDFRGPSMTIDTACSSSLVAVHLAALSIWNGECDLALAGGVNIMIGPNTAIAESKSGFLAPDGRCKAFDQSADGYARGEGGAVVVIKPLEQALRDGDDVYAQILGTAVSQDGRTDGITVPSAQAQEAAITTALRRAGVHPHDVGYVEAHGTGTPVGDPVEVAALAKALATGRPTNSPLLIGSAKTNIGHLEAGAGVAGLIKAALVLKHGFIPANLHLTNPSDQIPLAELNIDIPRIGRPFPETHRRIAGVNSFGFGGTNAHVVLAEPPTRPETNGLHHDGRPPLALLPISARSEEALVATARRLADHIDGHRDLALPDLGYTLSRRRAQLSYRRTLVAESISDAREQLRALADAGQISASRTGTAAPKLAFVCTGMGPQWWRMCRELLDVYPTFTASILRSDRELSRYADWSLLGELRADESRSRMGETEIAQPANFAIQVALAEQLKHFGVTPDAVIGHSAGEVAAHYLAGVLSFEQAIHVVYHRSRLQQRTSGLGRLLAVGLSAEAFMQKIDAATRDVVGQRVSIAAINGPSTVTIAGDSDALDDIARQLDESQVFNRFLNGSVPYHTHYMDTIKTDLLQAFSELASSPATIPLYSTVTGERLDSYADGAAYWWQNARATVLFEPAARRMLDDGYTHFVELGPHPVLAASLFEIAGTHDTEVVVSATQRRNEDDGRTLMNCVGALHCHGQPIRWEALYPRDGARLVKLPSYPWQSKRYWNETQEAAEDLHYHPVHPLLGQPVSGVHPAWEVELSSATMPFLADHQVQGSTLLPGAAYIEMALAAADATYGSAQYSVDNLALLRAVILDDTCDPVLRTTLNRDTGALEFAAFTATAGGDVKWTITATAELNTLGRAARQPAAPRHAKAVTTIDHDEFYTRAHAVGFDYGHAFQTIGAITSGDGWATADLAIPAGIADDVDRYRFHPALIDGAFQTLIGTTLLGRESEDDAYLPTRIQRSAIYRAPEQQMTAQISVVSATRDEIEADIAVLGSEGDTLALFTGFTLQTLSATSRMSPERVDKGLYEIQWVPHSGRTTESREAGESATAEPRSWLIFHDTGGVGSALADQFRRSGHRVRAVLHQRVDELTKIDGGYAVDPRRPEQLRQLIAAQLDTDGALAGVVNCWPLDVDADDVNDRLGVPTLLHVVQAFAEHDSAAPRLYVLTAQAQPAPGTGCTAVAQAAVWGLGRVIGHQEFASRWGGLIDINPADDRAQTASLVCEHILGGDPEDQIAVRDDVVFVPRVRPATGLTPPFPTKLTPDGTYVVTGGAGALGRVVATFLAEHGARQIALLSRSELPSREQWSQLADDHRHHALVNAIRNIERRGVRVSTASVDITDPERVAGWLAEHVRGGGGPVRGIIHAAGSVDDRLLVNMTEEDFATVMAPKIEGARVLHNVFRETELEFFVMFGSAGSVIASPGQGNYAAANAALDAFAHYRQSLGLPALTIGWGPWSVGMVEELKLEKIYAQRGIELITPASGGRVLDRLINQRVANVIAISADWIQARRAGLGGQLPPMFSELGNVEIASDADTSDTSMLDMLSGCPAADRLEIVVGHVRRIAAAVFEIAADDIGVDDALDEIGLDSLMAMDFRLRINATFAIDLPLLELLRGVSVNSVAAKILADLPVTDTEPEAVTGGGAVPPVGDVDRLIDQLSDAELREMLVELEKHS; from the coding sequence ATGAACACTTTCACTGAATACGAGACCAACAAGCCCCTCGCCATCGTCGGGATCGGCTGCCACCTTCCGGGCGCGGCCCACACCGCGAACAGCTACTGGGAGTTGCTGCGCAGTGGCACGGACGCCACCCGGGAGGTTCCCGAAACGCGTTGGAACGCCGACAAATACCACGATCCGAACCCGAAGAAGGTCGGGAAGATGGTCACTCGCCGGGGTGGATTCCTCGACGAGATAGATCAATTCGACCCGCAATTCTTCGGCATCTCACCTCGCGAGGCCAACCTGGTGGATCCGCAGCAGCGACTCCTGCTGCGCACCACCTGGGAGGCCCTCGAGGACGGCGGGATAGCAGCGGAGAGCCTGGCCGGCACCGACGTCGGTGTTTTTGTCGGCGGTTTCACCCTCGACTACCAACTGCTGCAGAACCAGGGCCGCACCAGCCGTTATCGCTTCAAGACCCACTCCGCCACCGGGATGATGATGACGATGCTGGCGAACCGCATTTCCTTCTCCTTCGATTTCCGCGGACCCAGCATGACCATCGATACGGCATGCTCCAGCTCGCTGGTCGCGGTACACCTTGCGGCGCTGAGCATTTGGAACGGTGAGTGCGATCTGGCCCTTGCCGGCGGCGTCAACATCATGATCGGTCCCAATACCGCGATCGCCGAATCCAAGAGCGGATTCCTGGCACCCGACGGCCGATGTAAGGCTTTCGATCAATCCGCCGACGGTTACGCGCGGGGTGAGGGCGGGGCCGTCGTCGTGATCAAGCCGCTCGAGCAGGCCCTGCGCGACGGCGACGACGTCTATGCGCAGATCCTTGGAACCGCGGTATCCCAGGACGGTCGCACCGACGGCATCACCGTCCCGAGCGCGCAGGCCCAGGAGGCCGCGATAACCACAGCCTTACGCCGGGCCGGCGTGCACCCCCACGACGTCGGCTACGTCGAGGCCCACGGCACCGGCACACCTGTCGGCGACCCCGTCGAGGTCGCGGCGCTCGCCAAAGCCCTGGCTACCGGCCGGCCCACGAACAGCCCCTTGCTGATCGGATCGGCGAAGACGAACATCGGCCACCTCGAGGCCGGCGCCGGCGTGGCAGGGTTGATCAAAGCTGCGCTGGTGCTCAAACACGGATTCATCCCGGCGAATCTGCACCTCACCAACCCGAGCGACCAGATTCCGCTGGCGGAGTTGAACATCGACATTCCGCGAATCGGCCGCCCGTTCCCCGAAACGCACCGACGAATCGCAGGCGTCAACTCGTTCGGCTTCGGCGGCACGAATGCGCACGTGGTGCTCGCCGAGCCACCCACTCGACCCGAGACCAATGGCTTGCACCACGACGGCCGGCCGCCGCTGGCGCTCCTGCCGATCTCGGCGCGGTCCGAGGAGGCTCTGGTGGCGACCGCCAGACGGTTGGCCGACCACATCGACGGTCACCGGGACCTCGCGCTGCCCGATCTCGGCTACACGCTGAGCCGGCGCCGCGCACAGCTGAGCTACCGTCGCACCCTGGTCGCGGAGAGTATTTCCGATGCGCGAGAACAACTCCGGGCCCTCGCCGATGCTGGTCAGATCTCGGCGAGCCGAACCGGCACGGCGGCGCCCAAGTTGGCGTTCGTGTGCACGGGGATGGGTCCGCAGTGGTGGCGGATGTGCCGCGAGCTACTCGACGTGTATCCCACCTTTACCGCAAGCATCCTGCGCAGCGACCGAGAGCTGTCACGGTATGCCGACTGGTCGCTGCTCGGCGAGCTTCGGGCTGATGAATCACGTTCGCGGATGGGCGAAACCGAAATCGCGCAACCGGCGAACTTCGCCATTCAGGTCGCGCTCGCCGAACAGCTGAAGCATTTCGGCGTCACACCGGACGCGGTGATCGGCCACAGCGCGGGCGAAGTCGCCGCCCACTATCTGGCAGGAGTCCTCAGCTTCGAGCAAGCGATACATGTGGTCTACCACCGGAGCCGGCTGCAGCAGCGCACCAGTGGGCTGGGTCGCCTGCTTGCGGTCGGCCTCAGCGCCGAGGCGTTCATGCAAAAGATCGACGCCGCCACGCGTGACGTCGTCGGACAGCGGGTATCGATCGCAGCAATCAACGGCCCGTCGACGGTGACCATCGCCGGCGACAGCGACGCCCTCGACGACATCGCCCGCCAGCTCGACGAATCCCAGGTGTTCAACCGGTTTCTCAACGGGTCGGTCCCGTATCACACCCACTACATGGACACCATCAAAACCGACCTCCTGCAGGCGTTCTCGGAGCTGGCCTCCAGCCCTGCAACCATTCCGCTGTATTCGACCGTCACCGGCGAGCGATTGGACAGCTACGCAGACGGAGCGGCGTATTGGTGGCAAAATGCCCGCGCCACGGTTCTTTTCGAGCCAGCGGCCCGCCGGATGCTTGACGACGGCTACACGCACTTCGTCGAACTCGGACCGCACCCAGTCCTGGCCGCGTCGCTGTTCGAAATCGCGGGTACCCACGACACCGAGGTCGTGGTGTCGGCCACCCAGAGACGCAACGAGGACGACGGTCGCACCCTGATGAATTGCGTTGGGGCACTGCACTGTCACGGGCAGCCGATCCGGTGGGAGGCGTTGTACCCGCGAGACGGCGCGCGTCTGGTCAAACTTCCGTCCTACCCGTGGCAATCCAAGCGGTACTGGAACGAAACGCAGGAAGCCGCCGAGGACCTGCACTACCACCCCGTGCACCCGCTATTGGGGCAACCGGTGAGCGGAGTCCACCCGGCCTGGGAAGTCGAATTGAGCAGCGCGACCATGCCCTTCCTGGCGGACCATCAAGTGCAGGGGAGCACGCTGCTGCCCGGCGCGGCGTACATCGAAATGGCCCTGGCGGCAGCCGATGCCACCTACGGCTCCGCGCAGTACAGCGTGGACAACCTGGCGTTGCTGCGTGCGGTCATCCTCGATGACACCTGCGACCCGGTCCTGCGGACTACCCTCAATCGGGACACCGGAGCGTTGGAGTTCGCCGCGTTCACCGCGACCGCCGGGGGAGACGTCAAGTGGACGATCACCGCTACCGCCGAACTCAATACACTTGGACGAGCGGCGCGGCAACCCGCTGCCCCCCGTCATGCGAAGGCCGTCACGACGATCGACCACGACGAGTTCTACACCCGCGCGCACGCGGTCGGATTCGACTACGGCCATGCATTTCAGACCATTGGCGCCATCACGTCCGGAGACGGTTGGGCCACCGCGGATCTCGCAATCCCGGCGGGCATCGCCGACGACGTCGATCGTTACCGATTCCACCCGGCGCTGATCGACGGTGCCTTTCAAACGCTGATCGGCACAACGCTTCTCGGGCGCGAATCCGAGGACGACGCCTACCTGCCCACCAGGATCCAGCGCAGCGCGATCTACCGCGCCCCCGAGCAGCAGATGACCGCTCAGATCTCGGTGGTGTCGGCGACCAGGGACGAGATCGAAGCCGACATCGCGGTCCTCGGCAGCGAGGGCGACACGCTCGCCTTGTTCACGGGTTTCACCCTGCAAACATTGAGCGCCACATCGCGGATGTCGCCCGAGCGGGTGGACAAGGGCCTCTACGAGATTCAATGGGTCCCACACTCCGGGCGCACGACCGAATCGCGAGAGGCGGGGGAGTCGGCGACAGCGGAACCACGGTCCTGGCTCATCTTTCACGACACCGGCGGGGTGGGGTCGGCGCTGGCCGACCAATTTCGCCGCAGCGGCCATCGGGTCCGGGCCGTACTCCATCAGCGTGTCGACGAGTTGACCAAGATCGACGGCGGCTACGCGGTCGATCCGCGGCGGCCCGAGCAACTCCGTCAGCTCATCGCCGCCCAACTCGACACCGACGGTGCGCTCGCCGGCGTCGTCAACTGCTGGCCGCTGGACGTCGATGCCGATGACGTCAACGACCGGCTCGGGGTTCCCACCCTTCTACACGTGGTGCAAGCCTTCGCCGAACATGACAGCGCGGCGCCGCGGCTGTATGTGCTCACCGCCCAGGCGCAGCCCGCGCCAGGCACCGGATGCACCGCCGTCGCGCAAGCCGCCGTCTGGGGTCTCGGGCGTGTGATCGGCCACCAAGAGTTCGCCAGTCGGTGGGGCGGGCTGATCGACATCAACCCAGCGGACGACCGCGCACAGACCGCATCTCTTGTGTGCGAACACATTCTGGGCGGCGACCCCGAGGACCAGATCGCCGTTCGCGACGACGTGGTGTTCGTTCCGCGGGTTCGCCCGGCCACTGGCCTGACCCCGCCGTTCCCCACCAAGCTGACGCCCGACGGAACCTACGTGGTGACGGGCGGAGCGGGTGCCCTCGGCCGCGTCGTGGCCACCTTCCTGGCCGAACACGGCGCGCGCCAGATCGCGCTGCTGTCGCGCAGTGAGCTTCCATCCCGCGAGCAGTGGTCACAGCTGGCCGACGACCACCGGCACCACGCGCTTGTCAACGCCATCCGCAACATCGAGCGTCGCGGTGTGCGGGTATCGACCGCCAGCGTCGATATCACCGATCCCGAGCGAGTCGCCGGCTGGCTGGCAGAGCACGTCCGAGGAGGCGGCGGCCCGGTGCGCGGCATCATTCACGCGGCCGGATCTGTCGACGACCGGCTGCTGGTGAATATGACCGAGGAGGATTTCGCCACGGTGATGGCCCCGAAGATCGAGGGTGCCCGCGTGCTGCACAACGTGTTCCGGGAGACGGAGCTGGAATTCTTCGTCATGTTCGGGTCGGCGGGGTCGGTGATCGCGTCTCCCGGTCAAGGCAACTACGCCGCCGCCAACGCCGCTCTCGACGCCTTCGCGCACTACCGGCAGTCGCTGGGGCTCCCGGCGCTCACCATCGGCTGGGGGCCGTGGTCGGTGGGGATGGTCGAGGAACTCAAGCTGGAGAAGATCTACGCCCAGCGTGGGATCGAGCTCATCACCCCCGCCTCGGGCGGCCGCGTACTCGATCGACTGATCAACCAGAGGGTCGCGAATGTGATCGCGATCAGTGCCGACTGGATACAGGCCCGGCGCGCGGGCCTCGGCGGGCAACTGCCGCCGATGTTCTCCGAACTCGGCAATGTCGAAATCGCCTCTGATGCAGACACTTCCGATACCTCGATGCTCGACATGCTGTCGGGGTGCCCCGCCGCGGACCGGCTCGAGATCGTGGTGGGGCATGTTCGGCGGATCGCCGCCGCGGTCTTCGAGATCGCAGCGGACGACATCGGCGTCGACGACGCGCTCGACGAAATCGGGCTGGACTCATTGATGGCCATGGATTTCCGGCTGCGGATCAACGCCACGTTCGCCATCGATCTGCCGTTGCTCGAACTGCTCCGCGGCGTCAGCGTCAACTCGGTGGCGGCCAAGATCCTTGCCGACCTGCCGGTGACCGACACCGAACCCGAGGCGGTCACCGGCGGAGGTGCGGTCCCACCCGTCGGCGACGTCGACCGGCTGATCGATCAACTGTCCGACGCCGAGTTGCGCGAAATGCTGGTCGAACTCGAGAAGCATTCGTGA